The following are encoded together in the Drosophila takahashii strain IR98-3 E-12201 chromosome X, DtakHiC1v2, whole genome shotgun sequence genome:
- the LOC108063502 gene encoding sarcocystatin-A-like, whose protein sequence is MFVAKILILCSACLLVSGTPQGFGGFGAPKTLEGEELVESQRTLQASLTKLAAGEGPHYRISRIISATTQVVAGSKDEYNVELIDREGVIKVCNVDIWSRSWLPNGIQVTFRCPNEPELVRTHNA, encoded by the exons ATGTTCGTCGCCAAGATCCTGATTTTGTGCAGTGCCTGTTTGTTGGTCAGTGGCACTCCCCAGGGATTCGGAGGATTCGGAGCCCCAAAGACCCTGGAGGGCGAGGAACTGGTCGAATCCCAGCGAACATTGCAGGCATCGCTCACCAAACTGGCCGCCGGCGAAGGACCCCACTATCG CATCTCCAGGATCATTTCGGCAACCACTCAGGTGGTCGCTGGATCCAAGGACGAGTACAACGTGGAGCTGATCGATAGGGAAGGTGTCATTAAGGTGTGCAATGTGGACATTTGGTCGCGCTCCTGGCTCCCCAACGGCATTCAGGTGACCTTCAGGTGCCCCAACGAACCGGAACTGGTTAGGACCCACAATGCCTAA
- the t gene encoding beta-alanyl-dopamine/carcinine hydrolase isoform X1: MSSGKILPRRQAVPVLYTRGTHYEVGFDMGRTFGSMIKNFLILSKPLNETYLPLYHSPKGRQIYNETLGSVKDSFPQYIRELEGVADGAEVEFHKLFLLHLDEILPQALKHQPRSKNQPTGCSTIIVNQKNCRLLGHTEDALTETLNHYYFVVAHIISDKPQGKYNVKEEHFMSLCYAGHLPGYTMSQNHHGLVFSINTISAELLRSGKTPRHFITRALLATSNVDDAFRVLKDAGVGAADACSINFTFLADPRQMCYNVEMAPSPERKNESHLNIKEVPLGEHNYHVNQFDRIRQDQANDLMIDSSISRMQTFGSYKPPMSEQDVRHMLGDVSGGVYCVWRENKSCDEVVKTIAVGIFDLSARTISLYSDNPSETEPHCRLPLLFKYCHVFVFRVLHFIQCSIFLIFKFTSDLHFGNLKEFKEN; encoded by the exons GGCCGCACATTTGGCTCGATGATCAAGAACTTTCTGATCTTATCGAAGCCCCTCAACGAGACCTACTTGCCGCTCTATCATTCCCCAAAAGGCA GGCAAATCTACAATGAGACCCTGGGATCGGTGAAGGACAGCTTCCCCCAGTACATTCGCGAATTGGAGGGCGTGGCCGATGGTGCGGAGGTGGAATTCCATAAG CTATTTTTACTGCATCTGGATGAGATTCTGCCGCAGGCTTTGAAGCACCAGCCGCGCAGCAAAAACCAACCCACCGGCTGCTCCACGATCATTGTCAACCAGAAGAATTGC cgtCTCTTGGGCCACACCGAGGACGCCCTCACGGAGACCCTCAACCACTACTACTTCGTGGTGGCCCACATCATCAGCGACAAGCCGCAGGGCAAGTACAACGTGAAGGAGGAGCACTTCATGTCCCTCTGCTACGCCGGCCACCTTCCGGGATACACGATGAGCCAGAACCACCACGGCCTGGTCTTCAGCATCAACACTATCAGTGCGGAGCTGTTGCGCAGCGGCAAGACCC CTCGACACTTTATCACCAGAGCTCTGTTGGCCACCAGCAACGTGGACGATGCCTTCCGGGTGCTCAAGGATGCGGGCGTGGGAGCAGCGGATGCCTGCTCCATCAACTTTACCTTCCTGGC CGATCCCCGCCAGATGTGCTACAATGTGGAGATGGCTCCTTCGCCGGAGCGCAAGAACGAGTCGCATTTGAACATCAAGGAGGTGCCGCTGGGCGAGCATAATTACCATGTTAACCA GTTCGATCGCATCCGGCAGGATCAGGCCAACGATCTGATGATCGACTCGAGTATCTCGCGAATGCAGACCTTCGGTAGCTACAAGCCGCCGATGAGCGAACAGGATGTGCGCCACATGCTGGGCGACGTCTCCGGCGGCGTCTACTGCGTTTGGCGGGAGAACAAGAGCTGCGACGAGGTGGTGAAGACCATTGCCGTGGGCATCTTCGATCTCTCAGCCAGGACGATCTCCCTGTACTCGGACAATCCCAGCGAGACGGAGCCCCACTGCCGCCTGCCGCTGCTCTTCAA GTATTGCCACGTTTTTGTATTCCGAGTATTGCATTTCATTCAATGTTCTATattccttatttttaaatttaccagtGACTTACATTTCGGAAAtctaaaagaatttaaagaaaattag
- the Obp8a gene encoding uncharacterized protein Obp8a: MARRSHIWLLRLYLLLLSLTLDPSAVLAIRSPQSLALLRARDQCGRQLTLAQRLHLDRMQFEDAPHVRHYLHCFWSRLRLWQDASGFQALRIVQSFGGERRLNVEQALPAINGCNARTRFRSGSRSVSRSGSGSQSRSQVPVVDWCFRAFVCVLATPVGDWYRRHMSDVINGNA; this comes from the exons ATGGCACGGCGATCGCATATCTGGTTGCTCAGG CTGTATTTACTGCTCCTTTCGTTGACATTGGATCCTTCAGCGGTCCTGGCCATCCGCTCGCCCCAGTCGCTGGCACTCCTGCGGGCTCGAGATCAGTGCGGCAGGCAGCTGACCCTCGCCCAGCGCCTCCACCTGGACAGGATGCAGTTCGAGGACGCTCCGCACGTGCGCCACTACCTCCATTGCTTCTGGTCGCGCCTGCGGCTCTGGCAGGATGCCTCCGGCTTCCAGGCGCTGCGCATCGTCCAGAGTTTCGGTGGCGAGAGACGCCTCAATGTGGAGCAGGCGCTGCCGGCCATCAATGGGTGCAATGCGAGGACGCGGTTTCGATCGGGATCGAGATCGGTTTCGagatcaggatcaggatccCAATCAAGATCCCAGGTCCCAGTGGTCGACTGGTGTTTCCGGGCCTTTGTCTGCGTGCTGGCCACGCCAGTGGGCGATTGGTACAGGCGCCACATGTCCGATGTCATCAATGGaaatgcctaa
- the t gene encoding beta-alanyl-dopamine/carcinine hydrolase isoform X2 produces the protein MSSGKILPRRQAVPVLYTRGTHYEVGFDMGRTFGSMIKNFLILSKPLNETYLPLYHSPKGRQIYNETLGSVKDSFPQYIRELEGVADGAEVEFHKLFLLHLDEILPQALKHQPRSKNQPTGCSTIIVNQKNCRLLGHTEDALTETLNHYYFVVAHIISDKPQGKYNVKEEHFMSLCYAGHLPGYTMSQNHHGLVFSINTISAELLRSGKTPRHFITRALLATSNVDDAFRVLKDAGVGAADACSINFTFLADPRQMCYNVEMAPSPERKNESHLNIKEVPLGEHNYHVNQFDRIRQDQANDLMIDSSISRMQTFGSYKPPMSEQDVRHMLGDVSGGVYCVWRENKSCDEVVKTIAVGIFDLSARTISLYSDNPSETEPHCRLPLLFK, from the exons GGCCGCACATTTGGCTCGATGATCAAGAACTTTCTGATCTTATCGAAGCCCCTCAACGAGACCTACTTGCCGCTCTATCATTCCCCAAAAGGCA GGCAAATCTACAATGAGACCCTGGGATCGGTGAAGGACAGCTTCCCCCAGTACATTCGCGAATTGGAGGGCGTGGCCGATGGTGCGGAGGTGGAATTCCATAAG CTATTTTTACTGCATCTGGATGAGATTCTGCCGCAGGCTTTGAAGCACCAGCCGCGCAGCAAAAACCAACCCACCGGCTGCTCCACGATCATTGTCAACCAGAAGAATTGC cgtCTCTTGGGCCACACCGAGGACGCCCTCACGGAGACCCTCAACCACTACTACTTCGTGGTGGCCCACATCATCAGCGACAAGCCGCAGGGCAAGTACAACGTGAAGGAGGAGCACTTCATGTCCCTCTGCTACGCCGGCCACCTTCCGGGATACACGATGAGCCAGAACCACCACGGCCTGGTCTTCAGCATCAACACTATCAGTGCGGAGCTGTTGCGCAGCGGCAAGACCC CTCGACACTTTATCACCAGAGCTCTGTTGGCCACCAGCAACGTGGACGATGCCTTCCGGGTGCTCAAGGATGCGGGCGTGGGAGCAGCGGATGCCTGCTCCATCAACTTTACCTTCCTGGC CGATCCCCGCCAGATGTGCTACAATGTGGAGATGGCTCCTTCGCCGGAGCGCAAGAACGAGTCGCATTTGAACATCAAGGAGGTGCCGCTGGGCGAGCATAATTACCATGTTAACCA GTTCGATCGCATCCGGCAGGATCAGGCCAACGATCTGATGATCGACTCGAGTATCTCGCGAATGCAGACCTTCGGTAGCTACAAGCCGCCGATGAGCGAACAGGATGTGCGCCACATGCTGGGCGACGTCTCCGGCGGCGTCTACTGCGTTTGGCGGGAGAACAAGAGCTGCGACGAGGTGGTGAAGACCATTGCCGTGGGCATCTTCGATCTCTCAGCCAGGACGATCTCCCTGTACTCGGACAATCCCAGCGAGACGGAGCCCCACTGCCGCCTGCCGCTGCTCTTCAAGTAG
- the LOC108063504 gene encoding uncharacterized protein, with the protein MKAGKLCEPKSIIMGRKAGRMMGEPRGSDHRDPEPLQDQQDQGQQQQQAQGEQNSKAANSGDGGQSASGSSENQGQGQDSNQKQSQQDNRDNQEENRDQDNQKKRCDKCGKKLGLTGGFPCRCGGTYCAVHRYSDRHECSFDYRGMGANEIRRDNPLVVASKLRKL; encoded by the coding sequence ATGAAAGCCGGAAAACTGTGCGAACCGAAGTCAATCATCATGGGGCGCAAGGCGGGCAGGATGATGGGAGAGCCGCGAGGATCCGACCATCGCGACCCTGAGCCCCTGCAGGATCAGCAGGATcaggggcagcagcagcagcaggcgcaggGTGAGCAGAACTCGAAGGCGGCGAACAGCGGCGACGGGGGTCAAAGTGCCTCCGGATCCAGTGAAAACCAAGGGCAAGGTCAAGACTCAAACCAAAAGCAGAGCCAGCAGGATAATCGCGATAATCAAGAGGAGAACCGCGACCAGGATAACCAGAAGAAGCGCTGCGACAAGTGCGGCAAGAAGCTCGGACTCACCGGGGGATTCCCCTGCCGCTGCGGCGGCACCTACTGCGCCGTCCACCGCTACAGTGACCGTCATGAGTGTAGCTTCGACTACCGCGGCATGGGCGCCAACGAGATCCGCCGCGACAATCCCCTCGTCGTGGCCAGCAAGCTGAGGAAGCTCTAA
- the SmydA-9 gene encoding SET domain-containing protein SmydA-8 produces MICPKRTSELLDLHLAPFKDKDPAWEIGVSRIAGRGVVATRSLKRGEIIFRDSPLLIGLAAHEEDSLNACSVCLKMLPDTRFMCRQGCGLPICALCAKKKVHKSDCDLFKSWGPNEPDVANSVIIRLLCVARAINLSKEQRDLIYCLQANLDNNHRTEVRNAAKCFKNFPTDKKLIEIMNRTVAVLRTNGFDKTTDRTNDNQEFNYRALYPLFGVVNHDCIPNAYYTFEEKTNNMIVRAAIDIPEGFEVTTTYTKLFTGNIARHLFLKMKKGFTCKCPRCSDPTEKGAFISGLYCRDTNCTGLVVPEISGLPHPNWNCLECKQKSTHAQMMKSQDFASGAINAKANSNSLRTLVQYLNEKSDAFIPSSNYVVIDAKMSVLQRLQQGREDCSEELANNTRLRYSRDITQVMDKLGLGDSLLRSHLEEQLRREEERRAKRLADEAEKQRKLAELQAKAAEADKLLEVLEKEQQEQQEQKEAAAGTADPGTAPAPPPA; encoded by the exons ATGATCTGCCCGAAACGCACCTCGGAGCTGCTGGACCTCCACTTGGCGCCGTTCAAGGACAAGGATCCCGCCTGGGAGATCGGAGTGTCGAGGATCGCGGGACGCGGAGTGGTGGCCACGCGGAGCCTGAAGAGGGGCGAGATTATTTTCCGGGACAGCCCGCTGCTCATAGGATTGGCGGCGCACGAGGAGGACTCCCTGAATGCGTGCAGTGTGTGCCTGAAAATGCTTCCCGATACGCGGTTCATGTGCCGCCAGGGATGCGGTCTACCGATCTGCGCCCTGTGCGCCAAGAAGAAGGTCCACAAGAGCGACTGCGATCTCTTCAAGAGCTGGGGACCCAACGAGCCGGATGTGGCCAATTCGGTGATCATCCGGCTGCTCTGCGTGGCCAGGGCCATTAATTTGAGCAAGGAGCAGCGCGATCTGATCTACTGCCTGCAGGCCAATTTGGACAACAACCATCGCACCGAGGTGAGGAACGCGGCCAAGTGCTTCAAGAACTTCCCCACCGACAAGAAGCTCATCGAGATCATGAACCGCACTGTTGCCGTTTTGAGGACCAACGGCTTCGACAAGACCACCGACCGGACGAACGACAACCAGGAGTTCAACTACAGGGCCCTCTATCCGCTCTTTGGGGTCGTCAACCACGACTGCATTCCCAACGCCTACTACACCTTCGAGGAGAAGACCAACAACATGATCGTCCGCGCCGCCATCGACATCCCCGAGGGATTCGAGGTGACCACCACCTACACCAAGCTCTTCACCGGCAACATCGCGCGCCACCTCTTCCTCAAGATGAAGAAGGGCTTCACCTGCAAGTGCCCGCGATGCTCCGATCCCACG GAGAAGGGCGCCTTCATCTCGGGCCTCTACTGCCGGGACACGAACTGCACGGGCCTGGTGGTGCCGGAGATCTCCGGGCTGCCGCATCCGAACTGGAACTGCCTGGAGTGCAAGCAGAAGTCCACGCATGCGCAGATGATGAAGTCGCAGGACTTTGCCAGCGGCGCCATCAACGCCAAGGCCAATTCGAATTCGCTGCGCACCCTGGTGCAGTATCTCAACGAGAAGAGCGACGCCTTCATCCCGAGCTCCAACTACGTGGTGATCGATGCCAAGATGTCTGTGCTGCAGCGACTGCAGCAGGGACGCGAGGACTGCTCCGAGGAGctggccaacaacacgcggctCCGCTACAGCCGGGACATCACCCAGGTGATGGACAAGCTGGGTCTGGGCGACAGCCTGCTGCGCAGCCAcctggaggagcagctgcgTCGCGAGGAGGAGCGCCGGGCCAAGCGGCTGGCGGACGAGGCCGAGAAGCAGCGCAAGCTGGCCGAGCTGCAGGCCAAGGCCGCCGAGGCGGACAAGCTGCTGGAGGTCCtggagaaggagcagcaggagcagcaggagcagaaggAGGCGGCAGCGGGCACAGCTGATCCTGGAacggctcctgctcctccgccggcTTAG
- the LOC108063499 gene encoding sarcocystatin-A-like — MFLAKILILFTACFLVSANGHSFGAVGAPRTLEGEDLASAQRTLEASLTKLAAGEGPHYRISKILSATSQVVAGSKHVYSVELIDNEGATKVCNVDIWSRSWEPNGIQVTFRCPNEPELVRKHNA, encoded by the exons ATGTTTCTCGCCAAGATCCTAATCCTCTTCACCGCCTGTTTTCTGGTCAGTGCAAATGGCCATTCATTCGGAGCAGTTGGGGCTCCAAGAACTCTTGAGGGCGAGGATTTGGCCAGTGCTCAACGGACTCTTGAGGCATCTCTCACCAAACTGGCCGCTGGCGAAGGACCCCACTATCG CATCTCCAAGATCCTGTCTGCCACCTCTCAGGTGGTCGCTGGCTCCAAGCACGTCTACTCCGTGGAGCTAATCGACAACGAAGGTGCCACCAAGGTGTGCaatgtggacatctggagcCGCAGCTGGGAGCCAAACGGCATCCAGGTGACCTTCCGGTGTCCCAACGAACCGGAACTGGTTAGGAAACACAATGCCTAG